A part of Haliotis asinina isolate JCU_RB_2024 chromosome 10, JCU_Hal_asi_v2, whole genome shotgun sequence genomic DNA contains:
- the LOC137297722 gene encoding uncharacterized protein, with product MKADIMAKWSADGGAILVCMLVTGTVLCLQERTYVTVFTQNFVDFSKDMYLYISSSRPQPVTVKVFVPYLNAAVPFTNLTLDPGKRTKVTLPADVQMPTGTKTSNRIIRVVASDDVTVLAVNAEASNLDMYQVKETSQLGKEYVVVAPDSYNARSAATVGVVSPFPNTEVKITLPDTHPTIFAEINGLTQTLSREFSIILQENQAFQIQSVNELSGTYIASNKPISILTGVNRTESSSNLCLDGQITQLLSLDKIGTKYIALGLPLSDTKDYINIVSTQADTDVSFDGSTTMLTNAREITRLRIERNQFKLIEMSKPAVVSMTTASGKSAAIQGDVSNYMLHPLPLRGLVYTITVPSEIPSGHKYLVILVENDGVNDVLLDDVVISGVAWMPVTGTNISGCFYSVTDNTEARVLRHRRGKPLAVYLQGFNHCNAYSIAFEANERDKLLPAVNHAQVNSRDLRENPGIRKTSQRMKLLNVPFLQVCFSLCLNYAECEGVNYLVNALPMAVNCELLFTETDGQQDNADCTYYQLVPN from the exons AAAGAACATACGTGACAGTTTTTACACAGAACTTCGTTGACTTTTCAAAAGatatgtatctgtacatttccTCATCGCGCCCACAACCAGTGacagttaaagtgtttgttccaTACCTTAACGCCGCAGTTCCTTTCACAAACCTCACGCTTGACCCAGGAAAAAGAACCAAGGTCACACTACCTGCTGATGTTCAGATGCCTACAGGGACGAAGACGTCAAACAGGATTATCCGTGTCGTGGCGTCCGACGACGTCACAGTGTTGGCAGTAAACGCCGAAGCGTCGAATCTTGATATGTATCAAGTGAAAGAGACGAGCCAACTGGGAAAGGAGTATGTAGTTGTAGCTCCTGACTCTTACAATGCCCGATCTGCAGCTACGGTGGGAGTAGTCTCCCCTTTCCCAAACACTGAAGTCAAGATCACTCTTCCAGACACGCATCCTACCATTTTTGCAGAAATAAATGGTCTCACACAGACATTATCAAGAGAGTTTTCAATCATATTGCAGGAAAACCAAGCGTTTCAGATTCAGTCCGTTAATGAACTATCTGGAACGTACATTGCATCCAACAAACCTATTTCCATTTTGACCGGAGTAAACAGGACTGAATCATCTAGCAATTTGTGTTTAGATGGGCAGATAACGCAGCTTTTAAGTTTAGACAAAATAGGCACGAAATACATTGCACTTGGGTTACCCTTGTCTGATACTAAAGACTATATAAACATTGTGTCTACACAAGCTGACACAGACGTCTCATTTGATGGAAGTACGACAATGCTTACAaatgcaagggagataactagaCTACGTATTGAACGAAATCAGTTCAAATTGATTGAAATGTCTAAACCAGCAGTCGTATCCATGACAACTGCATCGGGTAAATCAGCAGCTATCCAGGGCGATGTGTCCAACTACATGCTTCATCCTCTTCCACTGAGGGGCCTCGTGTACACAATCACAGTGCCGTCGGAGATCCCAAGCGGTCATAAATATCTTGTGATCCTGGTTGAGAACGACGGCGTTAACGACGTTCTCTTAGACGACGTTGTCATCTCAGGAGTTGCATGGATGCCAGTCACAGGCACCAATATTTCAGGCTGCTTCTATTCGGTGACAGATAATACGGAGGCCAGAGTCCTGAGGCACAGGCGAGGAAAGCCGCTGGCTGTGTACCTGCAAGGTTTCAACCACTGTAATGCATACTCTATTGCATTTGAAGCCAACGAAAGAGAT AAACTTCTCCCTGCGGTCAACCACGCTCAAG ttaACTCTCGAGATCTTCGTGAAAATCCAGGAATAAGGAAGACGTCACAGCGGATGAAGTTGCTCAATGTACCCTTCCTGCAAGTTTGTTTCTCCTTGTGTCTCAACTACGCGGAATGTGAAGGTGTCAACTACCTTGTGAATGCCTTGCCGATGGCCGTCAACTGCGAGTTGCTGTTCACCGAGACTGATGGACAACAAGACAATGCTGACTGTACGTACTATCAGCTCGTGCCAAACTGA